Within Pseudomonas brassicacearum, the genomic segment CGAGTTCCCCGAGAAACTGAACGCCGAGATCCGCACCGCTTTCGCCAAGCTGTCCGAAGGCAATCCCGACATCGCCGTCGCCGTGCGCTCCTCGGCCACTGCCGAAGACCTGCCGGATGCCTCCTTCGCCGGCCAGCAGGAAACCTTCCTGAACATCCGTGGCGTGGAAAACGTCATCCGTGCCGCCAAGGAAGTCTTCGCCTCCCTTTTCAACGACCGTGCCATTTCCTACCGTGTGCACCAGGGCTTCGACCACAAGCTGGTTGCCCTGTCCGCCGGTGTGCAGCGCATGGTCCGCTCCGAAACCGGCACCGCCGGCGTGATGTTTACCCTCGACACCGAGTCGGGCTTCCGTGACGTGGTGTTCATCACCGGCGCCTACGGCCTGGGTGAAACCGTCGTGCAGGGTGCCGTGAACCCGGACGAGTTCTATGTCCACAAAGGCACGCTGCAAGCCGGTCGTCCGGCCATCCTGCGCCGCAACCTGGGCAGCAAGGCCATCAAGATGGTCTACGGCGACGAAGCCAAGGCCGGTCGTTCGGTGAAGACCGTCGACGTCGACAAGGCCGAGCGCGCGCGTTTCTGCCTGACTGACGCTGAAGTCAGCGAACTGGCCAAGCAGGCGATGATCATCGAGCAGCACTACAAGTGCCCGATGGACATCGAGTGGGCCAAGGACGGTGACGACGGCAAGCTGTACATCGTGCAGGCCCGTCCGGAAACCGTGAAGAGCCGTACCCAGGCCAACGTCATGGAGCGCTACCTGCTCAAGGAAACCGGCACCGTGCTGGTGGAAGGTCGTGCCATCGGCCAGCGCATCGGCGCCGGCAAGGTGCGGATCATCAAGGACGTTTCGGAGATGGACAAGGTCCAGGCCGGCGACGTACTGGTCTCCGACATGACCGACCCGGACTGGGAACCGGTGATGAAGCGCGCCAGCGCCATCGTCACCAACCGCGGCGGGCGTACCTGCCACGCGGCGATCATCGCCCGTGAACTGGGGATCCCGGCAGTGGTCGGTTGCGGCAACGCCACCGAGCTGCTCAAGGACGGCCAGGGTGTGACCGTGTCCTGCGCCGAAGGCGATACCGGCTACATCTTCGAAGGCGAACTGGGCTTCGATATCAAGAAGAACTCCGTGGACGCCATGCCGGACCTGCCGTTCAAGATCATGATGAACGTCGGCAACCCGGACCGCGCCTTCGACTTCGCGCAACTGCCGAACGCCGGCGTGGGCCTGGCCCGCCTGGAGTTCATCATCAACCGCATGATCGGCGTGCACCCCAAGGCGCTGCTGAACTACGACGGCCTGCCGCAGGAAATCAAGGACAGCGTCGACAAGCGCATTGCCGGTTACAACGACCCGGTCGGTTTCTACGTCGAGAAGCTGGTGGAAGGCATCAGCACCCTGGCGGCGGCGTTCTGGCCGAAAAAGGTCATCGTGCGCCTGTCGGACTTCAAGTCCAACGAATACGCCAACCTGATCGGCGGCAAGCTCTACGAGCCGGAAGAAGAAAACCCGATGCTGGGCTTCCGCGGCGCTTCGCGCTACATCAGCGAGTCGTTCCGCGACTGCTTCGAACTCGAGTGCCGCGCCCTCAAGCGCGTGCGCAATGAGATGGGCCTGACCAACGTCGAAATCATGGTGCCGTTCGTCCGGACCCTGGGCGAAGCGAGCCAGGTCGTCGACCTGCTGGCGGAAAACGGCCTGGCTCGTGGCGACAATGGCCTGCGCGTGATCATGATGTGCGAGCTGCCGTCCAACGCGATCCTGGCTGAAGAATTCCTCGAGTTCTTCGACGGTTTCTCCATCGGCTCCAACGACCTGACCCAACTGACCCTGGGCCTGGATCGCGACTCCGGGATCATCGCGCACCTGTTCGACGAGCGGAACCCGGCGGTCAAGAAGCTGCTGGCCAATGCCATTGCCGCCTGCAACAAGGCAGGCAAGTACATCGGCATCTGCGGCCAGGGCCCTTCGGACCACCCGGACCTGGCCAAATGGCTGATGGAGCAGGGCATCGAAAGCGTTTCGTTGAATCCGGACTCCGTGCTGGAAACCTGGTTCTTCCTGGCTGAGGGTCAGGCAGCGGTCTGATCGAGTGAAGGGCCTGATCGACTAAAGCCCGTCAGTTAAATCGCAGAACCTGTGGGAGCGGGCTTGCTCGCGAAAACGGAGTGTCAGACAACATCAATGTTGACTGTTCTACCGTCTTCGCGAGCAAGCCCGCTCCCACATCCGCCCTTTTTTTTGTGCAAGAGCATTATGCAAAGCAGCAGCAACCTCTTTCCTGTCGCCCTGATCAGCGCCGAGCTGCGCGGTGATCTGAGCGAAGACGTCTATCGTTTGAAACCCGGCAACAGCCCGGACTACAGCGTTGAGCTGGCCGTCACCCGCCTGGGCATGGCCGACGCCTGCGAAACCCGCGGGGTCCCGGTGATCTTGTTGCACGGCAGCTTTTCCAACCGGCGCTTCTGGTATTCACCCAAGGGCATGGGCCTGGGCGCGTACCTGGCACGCCTGGGGTTCGATGTCTGGATCCCCGAGATGCGCGGCCATGGGTTGTCCCAGCGCAACCAGGCCTATCGCAACAATCGCGTGGCTGACTACGCCCGCTACGACTTGCCGGCCATTGGCGCCTTCGTGCGTGAGCAGAGCGGGCAAGTGCCCCACTGGATCGGTCATTCCCTGGGTGGCATTACCCTGGCGGCCGCCTTGGGCGGCCACTACCTGGGCGAACCTGCGGTGGCGTCGGCGGCGTTTTTTGGTACCCAGGTCAGCCGCACCTACTGGCCGCTGAAGATTCCACCAGTGGAGTGGAGCGGCCGGTTCATCCTCAAGCGTTTTGCCCAATTGTCCGGCTCAAGGCTCAAGCGTGGCCCCGAGGACGAGCCCATCGGCCTGGCCTTGGAAAGCATGCGCTGGTACGGTCTGTTCGGGCGTTTCGGCGATGCCGAGAAGAACTGGTGGGCCGGGTTGGCCGATGTCCAGTTGCCGGTGTTGGCGGTGAGTGCCGCCGGCGATCACCAGGACCCGACCTGGGCATGTCGCAAACTCTTCGAACAGATCGGCTCCGAGCACAAGCAGTTTGTCTGCCTGGGCCGGGGACAGGGTTTCACCAATGACTTCGGTCACGTCGAGATGCTGGTCAGCAAGGCTGCGCATCTTGAGGTCTGGCCGCTGGTGGCACGTTGGCTCAAGGATCAACAGGCACCCTTGCTGGCCGAACGGTCCCCGTTGGCCGAGGCGGTTTGAAGCGAAGGCTCTGACAAGGGCATTTCGCTCAGGTCTGCTTGCGGCTAAGATATGACGCTTCAAGCGGTTCCAGTCACAAACGGTTGCTCATTCAGTCTGACGTTCCAGCCTTTCAGGAGTTGTTCGATGAACCATTACCTCACGCCCGACCTGTGCGACGCCTACCCGGAACTGGTACAGGTGTTGGAGCCGATGTTCAGCAATTTCGGCGGTCGCGATTCCTTCGGCGGCGAAATCGTGACCATCAAGTGCTTCGAGGACAATTCGCGGGTCAAGGAGCAGGTTGAACTCAAGGGCAACGGCAAGGTGCTGGTCGTCGACGGTGGCGGCTCCCTGCGTCGGGCATTGCTGGGCGACATGCTGGCGGAAAAAGCCGCGAAAAACGGCTGGGAAGGGCTGGTGGTCTACGGTTGCATCCGCGACGTCGACATCATTGCCCAGACCGACCTCGGGGTTCAGGCCCTGGCCAGTCACCCGATGAAGACCGACCGGCGCGGCGTCGGCGAACTCAATGTGCCGGTGACCTTTGCCGGTGTGACGTTTCGCCCGGGCGAGTATGTCTATGCCGACAACAACGGTGTGATCGTCTCGCCAAGCCCGCTGAAAATGCCTGAATAAAGCAGCACGGCCATAAGGGATGAGGATGTTCGAGGAAGAAAACGCGCAATGGGGGCTGGTGCATGCCCTGGTGCTGGACGGTAAAGGCGGCGCGCGTTCCATAGCCCGGACCGAACTCGACGATTTGCAGTTGCAGGCCCATGAAAGCCTGTGGCTGCACTGGGATCGCAGTCATCCGCAGACTCACACCTGGCTGCGCAAATCCAGTGGCCTGAGCGAATTCAACTGCGACCTGCTGCTTGAAGAGAACACCCGGCCGCGGCTGTTGCCGTTGCCCAATGCCGAGCTGCTGCTGTTCCTGCGGGGGATCAATCTCAACCCGGGGGCCGAGCCTGAAGACATGGTCTCGGTACGGATCTTTGCGTCCGCCCAGCGTGTCATTTCCCTGCGCCTGCGTCCGTTGCGCGCCACCGATGAGCTGTTGGCGCAACTGGCCGAGGGCAAAGGCCCGAAAACGGCGTCCGAACTGATCCTCTACATGGCGCAATACCTCACCAACAAGGTGCAGGACCTGGTCACCTGCCTGTGCGAAATCGTCGATGACGAGGAAGAAAAACTCGATACCGACGAACGGTATACTCCCGAGCACGACGCTATTTTGCACATCCGCCGACGGGCCGCCGGCCTCAAGCGATTCCTGGCGCCACAGCGGGACATCTTCGGCCAAATGACGCGGCTCAAGTTGCCGTGGTTTTGCGACGATGACGGCGACTACTGGAACGAATTGAACAACAGCCTGACCCGTTACCTGGAGGAGCTGGAATTGACTCGGGAGCGCGTGGGGCTTGTGCTGGAGGCCGAAGACCGACGCCTTTCGGTGCGCATGAACCGTACCATGTACCGCTTCGGCATCGTCACCGGGATTTTCCTGCCCATGAGCTTTCTCACCGGCCTTCTGGGTATCAATGTCGGCGGCATTCCATTTTCCGCAAGCCCCTACGGTTTCATGGTCGCCTGCCTGCTGATGATTTGCGTGGCGCTGGGGCAGTGGTGGTTGTTCCGTCGTTTGCGCTGGGTGTGATGGGGTTTCATGTGACCCGACGAAATTTGATCGCGTCTTCCACAGACATCACGAGAGGTGCGTATGCACGATCCGTTTGAACAGTCTTTGCGCGACATGCTCAAGGCTTCGCCGTCCAGCCGGGACGACGATGCATGCCTGGGACGTGTACTGAAAACCGCCAACCGCCAGGTCGGCGCAGGCGATCTGTTCAGCCTGCTGGGCCGCTGGTTGCCCGCGCTGATGATCGCCCTGAATAACGGATCGGCCCATGTCTCGCCGGTTTCCCGCCGTAAACCTGTTACTCGCACCGCTGATAAGGCTGATTGAATATGGAACTTGATCTCTGGACCCAGAGCCTCGTCACGGCAATGACTGCGTTGTGGACCAAAATAGCTAACTTCATCCCGAACCTCTTCGGCGCGCTGGTAGTGCTGTTGCTGGGCTTTGTCGTGGCCAAGCTGCTGGACACGCTGCTGTCCAAGTTGCTAGCCAAGCTGGGCCTGGATCGCCTGATGGGCGGCACCGGCTTGACCAAGTTGCTGTCCCGAGGCGGCATCCAAGTGCCGATCTCGACCTTGGTCGGCAAGATCGTGTATTGGTTCGTACTGCTGATTTTCCTGGTTTCGGCAGCAGAATCCCTTGGCCTTGAGCGGGTTTCGGCTACGCTCGATATGCTTGCTCTGTATTTGCCGAAGGTTTTTGGTGCCGCGCTGGTGCTGCTGGTCGGCGTACTGCTGGCGCAACTGGCTAACGGGCTGGTGCGCGGCGCGGCCGAGGGCGTTGGGCTGGAATACGCCGCTGGCGTGGGGCGAATTGCCCAGGGCCTGGTGATCATCATCAGTATTTCGGTGGCGATCAGCCAGTTGGAGGTCAAGACTGACCTGCTCAACCACGTGATCGTGATCGTTTTGATTACCGTTGGTCTGGCGGTTGCGCTGGCAATGGGGTTGGGAAGTCGGGAAATCGCCGGCCAGATCCTGGCGGGAATCTATGTGCGTGAATTGTATGAGGTTGGGCAACAAGTGCGTGTTGGCGAGGTCGAAGGCCAGATCGAAGAGATTGGCACGGTAAAGACCACATTGCTGACCGAGGAGGGCGAGTTGGTGTCGCTTTCCAATCGGATCCTGCTGGAACAGCATGTGAGTAGCCGCTAACCCGGCAAACCCTGCTAATGTATGCCGCCGCAAAATGCCCGATACTGCAGGCTGCGGCGCACATTGACCTAGACTGTCGGCCCGACTTGTTTTGAACAAACCCCAATCGCTATCCACGCGCTACGACCCCCGTGATCTCTCTGATGAGGAGTTGGTCGCGCGCGCGCATACGGAGCTGTTTCACGTAACGCGTGCCTATGAAGAGTTGATGCGTCGTTACCAGAGAACTTTATTTAACGTTTGTGCGCGTTATCTGGGGAACGATCGTGATGCTGACGATGTCTGTCAGGAGGTGATGTTGAAGGTGCTGTATGGCCTGAAGAACTTCGAGGGGAAATCGAAGTTTAAAACATGGCTTTATAGCATCACGTACAACGAATGCATCACGCAGTATCGCAAGGAACGACGAAAGCGTCGCTTGATGGACGCGTTGAGCCTGGACCCTCTGGAAGAAGCGTCTGAAGAAAAGGCGCCCAAGCCCGAGGAGAAGGGTGGACTTGATCGCTGGCTGGTTCATGTGAACCCGATCGATCGGGAAATTCTGGTGCTACGATTTGTCGCAGAGCTGGAATTCCAAGAGATCGCAGACATAATGCATATGGGTTTGAGCGCGACAAAGATGCGTTACAAGCGTGCTCTTGACAAATTACGTGAGAAATTTGCAGGTATTGCTGAAACTTAGTTTGGCGCAAATATCTCTTACGTGTAGGCAAGTTCTGATAGACTTGCCGCCGAGTTGTCCCCCGGTTTGCGGGACTGCTTCACAATCACCAGATGGGGATTTAACGGATGAAACTGAAAAACACCTTGGGCTTTGCCATTGGTTCTTTGATTGCTGCCACTTCGTTCGGCGCTCTGGCACAAGGCCAAGGCGCAGTTGAAATCGAAGGCTTTGCCAAGAAAGAAATGTTCGACAGCGCTCGTGATTTCAAGAACAACGGCAACCTGTTCGGCGGTTCGGTCGGTTACTTCCTGACCGACGACGTTGAACTGCGTCTGGCCTACGACGAAGTCCACAACGCACGTACCGATGATGGCACCAACGTCAAGGGCGCCAACACCGCTCTGGACGCTCTGTACCACTTCAACAACCCAGGCGACATGCTGCGTCCTTACGTCTCTGCCGGTTTCTCGGACCAGAGCATCGACCAGAATGGCAGCAACGGTCGTAACCGTTCTACCTTTGCCAACGTTGGTGGCGGCGCCAAGCTGTATTTCACTGACAACTTCTATGCCCGTGCCGGCGTTGAAGCTCAGTACAACATCGACCAGGGCGACACCGAGTGGGCGCCTAGCGTCGGTATCGGTGTGAACTTCGGTGGCGGCTCCAAGCCTGCTGCTGCTCCAGTTCCAGCTCCAGCTGAAGTCTGCTCCGACAGCGACAACGATGGCGTGTGCGACAACGTCGACAAGTGCCCTGACACCCCAGCCAACGTAACCGTTGACGCTGATGGCTGCCCAGCTGTTGCTGAAGTCGTACGTGTTGAGCTGGACGTGAAGTTCGACTTCGACAAGTCGGTCGTTAAAGAAAACAGCTACGGCGACATCAAGAACCTGGCTGACTTCATGAAGCAGTACCCATCCACCAGCACCACTGTTGAAGGTCACACTGACTCCGTCGGTCCTGACGCTTACAACCAGAAGCTGTCTGAGCGTCGTGCAAACGCCGTTAAGCAAGTTCTGACCAACCAGTACGGTGTTGAATCGTCCCGCGTTCAGTCTGTTGGCTACGGCGAATCCCGCCCAGTTGCTGACAACGCCACTGAAGCTGGTCGTGCAGTTAACCGTCGCGTAGAAGCGCAGGTTGAAGCCCAAGCTAAGTAATTAGCCCACAGCTTTGGAAGAGCCCGGCCTAGGCCGGGCTTTTCTTTGACTGGGATTTATGAAAGCCAGGGGGGAAATAGTTTTCGGTGGCGGTTTGATTGGGTGCATATCCATTGCTGCGCGATGGCGGTCTGACGGCATGACCGGGTACATATCCATTGCTGCGGTAACGGCTACTTAGGGTTCCGCCCTTACGGCGGCTCACTTTTTTTCAGACGCCAAAAAAGTAAGCAAAAAAGGCTTGCCCCACCACTCGGTGCCTCGCTTAGGCTCGGCATGCCCTCACTCCGGCATTGCTCCGTGGCCCACTGCGCAATGCCTGCGTTCGGCCAGCGTGGTTAACGGGGCGCCCCCAGATCAAGATCAAAAGCGAGGCGGCCTAACAGCCGGCCTGGCTCTCCCGGTCGTACACCCATCCGATCTGTGGGAGCAAAGCTTGCTCGCGAGGCGGCCTAACAGCCGGCCTGGTTCTCCCGGTCGAACTCAGATCCCATTGTGGGAGCGAGCTTGCTCGCGATTGCTGTGTGTCAGTCACCATCCAGGCTGCTGATACACCGCAATCGCAAGCAGGCTCGCTCCCACATTGGTAGGGGATCTATGTCAGAGGGCTGAAACCTGGCCCCAGGCAGACGGGGTGGCGGCCAGTTCGGCCGCACCGGCCACCGCGCCAATCACCAGGATCGCCGGGCTCTTGAGTTGAAAGGCGCTGGCATCGCCTTCCATCGAGGCCAAGTCGCTACGGCAGTCACGTTGATGGGGCAGGGACGCGTTTTCGATCATGGCCACGGGCGTATCCGCCGCCAGGCCACCGGCCAGCAGCTGCTCACGGATCTCGCTCAGTTTCGCCACGCCCATGTACACCACCAGCGTCGTGCCGCTTTGCGCCAAGGCTTGCCAGTTCAGGCTGCTGCCGTCCTGGGTGTGGGCCGTCACCAGCGTCACGCCCCGGGCGATCCCGCGCAGGGTCAGTGGGATATCGCACTGGGTCGCCCCCGCGAGGCCGGCGGTGATGCCATTGACCATCTCCACTTCGACACCCTGCTCGCGCAGCCACTGCGCCTCTTCACCGCCGCGGCCGAAGATGCACGGGTCGCCGCCCTTGAGACGTACGACGCATTTGCCCTGGCGGGCATAACGCAGCATCAGGCGATGGATAAAGGCCTGGGGTGTGGAGCGGCAGCCGCCGCGCTTGCCCACGGCAATGATGCGCGCATCGGGGCAATGTTCCAGCACTGCGGCGTTGACCAGATCGTCGATCAACACCACGTCGGCCTCGCCCAGGGCGCGCACGGCTTTGAGGGTCATCAATTCAGGGTCACCGGGACCTGCACCCACCAGCCAGACTTTTGCGTTCATAGTGTTTTCCTCACGAGATAGCCGCCAGCGGTTGCGCAGTGGCAACCAGCAGGCGCTTGATTTCCGGTACGCAGGAGCCGCATTGCGTGCCACAGCCCAGTTCCTGTTTGAGCCCCTGCAAGTCCAGGCCCCGTTCAATGCCTGCGCAGATCGCACGCTGGCTGACGTTCATGCAGTTGCACAGTGTTTTGCTGCCACCCGTTGCGGCACCGACATTGCCCGGTGGCGCGCTCAAAGGCGCCAGCAGCCAGCGCCGCAGTTGTTCATCGGCACGACCTTCCAGCCACAGGCTCTGCAGCCAGTGCCGGGCCAGGGTTTCTCCGGCCAGGCGAATGGCGGTGATGCGGCCGTTTTCGATGCGCACCCGCTTACCGATGGAGCGACGCGGATCGTCATAGGCCAGCACCGGCCCATCGATCAGGCCCAATTGTTCGTCGATGGCCTGGAGCAGCTGCGGTTGGGGCGCGATGGCGCTGGCTGCGCGAATCAGCAGCGCGGGACGCTCACGGCCAGTCAGGCTCAGGCTGACGTAGGAAAACGCCTCGCACAGGGGGCGCAGGGCCTCCAGATGCTGTTGAACATCGCCTTCGATCAAGGCGAAAAGCTGCCAAGGCAGGTCCACCGGCTCCAGGCGCACGCCGCTGTGCTTGAGTTCCGGTTGTTTCGACAAGGGGTCGAAGGCCGGTTGCGTCAGGGTATTCACGCCGCCCTTGAGGAACCGGTCGCCCCAGTGCATGGGCAGGAACGCCTGGCCGGGACGCACGCTGTCGTCGCTGTCCACGGCGACGATCACGCTGCCGCGACGGCTCTTGAGGTTGACCAGGTCGCCCGCTTGCAGGCGATGGCGTTGCAGTTCGTCGGGGTGCAGGCTGAGCACCGCTTCGTTCACATGACCGAACAACTGCGCGGCGGTACCGGTACGGCTCATGCCGTGCCACTGGTCACGCAAGCGGCCGGTGTTCAGGGTCAAGGGATAGCGGGCGTCACGCAGTTCCTTGGCGGCGCGATAGGGGTCGGCGACAAACCGCGCCCGACCGCTGTCGGTAGGAAAAATCCCGTCCACGTACAGGCGCGCCGTCCCGACCGTGGCGCCGTCCGGGAAGGGCCATTGCTGAGGGCCGAGTTCATCGATCAGGGCATGGCTGATACCCGACAAGTCCAGGTCGCGACCACGAGTCAGCTGTTTGTATTCATCGAACAGTTGGGCCGGGCTTTCAAAGGCGAACAGGCTGGGCTGGCCCGGACGCAGGCGTTTTTCCAGGCGTTGTGCGAAATCCACGGTAATCGCCCAGTCCGCTCGTGCTTCACCCGGTGCGTTAATTGCCCGACGGACGTGGGAAATGCGCCGCTCGGAGTTGGTCACCGAGCCTTCTTTTTCGCCCCAACTGGCCGCTGGCAGTAGCAGGTCGGCAAAGGCGGCGGTTTCGGTGGTCCGGAACGCCTCCTGCAACACCACGAATGGACAAGATTGCAGGGCTTCACGCACCGCGGTCTGGTCCGGCATCGATTGGGCTGGGTTGGTGCAGGCGATCCACAGGGCCTTGATCTTGCCGCTGCGAACCTGCTCGAACAGCTCGATGGCGCTCAAGCCAGTGGAGGCGGGCAGTTGCTCGACGCCCCAGTAGTGGGCGACTTCGGCACGATGCTCCGGGTTGGCGGCTTCGCGATGGCCCGGCAGCAGGTTCGACAGGCTGCCGGTTTCCCGCCCGCCCATGGCATTGGGCTGCCCGGTCAGCGAGAAGGGGCCCGCACCCGGTCGGCCGATCTGCCCCATGGCCAAGTGCAGATTGATCAGGGCGCTGTTTTTCGCGCTGCCGGCGGTGGACTGGTTCAAACCCATGCACCATAACGACAGAAAGCTTGGCGAGGTGCCGACCCATTCGGCGCACTGGTGCAGGTGTTCGACGCTGATGCCGCACAACTGCGCGACCATCGTCGGGGTGTAGTCGCGTACCAGGTTTTTTAGCTCCGCCAGA encodes:
- a CDS encoding alpha/beta fold hydrolase, whose protein sequence is MQSSSNLFPVALISAELRGDLSEDVYRLKPGNSPDYSVELAVTRLGMADACETRGVPVILLHGSFSNRRFWYSPKGMGLGAYLARLGFDVWIPEMRGHGLSQRNQAYRNNRVADYARYDLPAIGAFVREQSGQVPHWIGHSLGGITLAAALGGHYLGEPAVASAAFFGTQVSRTYWPLKIPPVEWSGRFILKRFAQLSGSRLKRGPEDEPIGLALESMRWYGLFGRFGDAEKNWWAGLADVQLPVLAVSAAGDHQDPTWACRKLFEQIGSEHKQFVCLGRGQGFTNDFGHVEMLVSKAAHLEVWPLVARWLKDQQAPLLAERSPLAEAV
- a CDS encoding zinc transporter ZntB, with the protein product MFEEENAQWGLVHALVLDGKGGARSIARTELDDLQLQAHESLWLHWDRSHPQTHTWLRKSSGLSEFNCDLLLEENTRPRLLPLPNAELLLFLRGINLNPGAEPEDMVSVRIFASAQRVISLRLRPLRATDELLAQLAEGKGPKTASELILYMAQYLTNKVQDLVTCLCEIVDDEEEKLDTDERYTPEHDAILHIRRRAAGLKRFLAPQRDIFGQMTRLKLPWFCDDDGDYWNELNNSLTRYLEELELTRERVGLVLEAEDRRLSVRMNRTMYRFGIVTGIFLPMSFLTGLLGINVGGIPFSASPYGFMVACLLMICVALGQWWLFRRLRWV
- the ppsA gene encoding phosphoenolpyruvate synthase; the protein is MVEYVVSLDKLGVHDVEHVGGKNASLGEMISNLAGAGVSVPGGFATTAQAYRDFLELSGLNKQIHDALDALDVDDVNALAKTGAQIRQWIMEAEFPEKLNAEIRTAFAKLSEGNPDIAVAVRSSATAEDLPDASFAGQQETFLNIRGVENVIRAAKEVFASLFNDRAISYRVHQGFDHKLVALSAGVQRMVRSETGTAGVMFTLDTESGFRDVVFITGAYGLGETVVQGAVNPDEFYVHKGTLQAGRPAILRRNLGSKAIKMVYGDEAKAGRSVKTVDVDKAERARFCLTDAEVSELAKQAMIIEQHYKCPMDIEWAKDGDDGKLYIVQARPETVKSRTQANVMERYLLKETGTVLVEGRAIGQRIGAGKVRIIKDVSEMDKVQAGDVLVSDMTDPDWEPVMKRASAIVTNRGGRTCHAAIIARELGIPAVVGCGNATELLKDGQGVTVSCAEGDTGYIFEGELGFDIKKNSVDAMPDLPFKIMMNVGNPDRAFDFAQLPNAGVGLARLEFIINRMIGVHPKALLNYDGLPQEIKDSVDKRIAGYNDPVGFYVEKLVEGISTLAAAFWPKKVIVRLSDFKSNEYANLIGGKLYEPEEENPMLGFRGASRYISESFRDCFELECRALKRVRNEMGLTNVEIMVPFVRTLGEASQVVDLLAENGLARGDNGLRVIMMCELPSNAILAEEFLEFFDGFSIGSNDLTQLTLGLDRDSGIIAHLFDERNPAVKKLLANAIAACNKAGKYIGICGQGPSDHPDLAKWLMEQGIESVSLNPDSVLETWFFLAEGQAAV
- the cobA gene encoding uroporphyrinogen-III C-methyltransferase, translated to MNAKVWLVGAGPGDPELMTLKAVRALGEADVVLIDDLVNAAVLEHCPDARIIAVGKRGGCRSTPQAFIHRLMLRYARQGKCVVRLKGGDPCIFGRGGEEAQWLREQGVEVEMVNGITAGLAGATQCDIPLTLRGIARGVTLVTAHTQDGSSLNWQALAQSGTTLVVYMGVAKLSEIREQLLAGGLAADTPVAMIENASLPHQRDCRSDLASMEGDASAFQLKSPAILVIGAVAGAAELAATPSAWGQVSAL
- a CDS encoding nitrate reductase, whose protein sequence is MNRQITASTCCYCGVGCGVLIEHDGERILGVSGDPAHPANFGKLCSKGSTLHLTGDLAARALYPELRLGKGLARARTGWDSALDHAASVFAETIAEHGPDSVAFYISGQLLTEDYYAFNKLARALVGTNNIDSNSRLCMSSAVVGYKRSLGADAPPCSYEDLELSDCVMIVGSNMAYAHPILFRRLEEAKSRRPQMKIIVIDPRRTDTCDLADLHLAILPGTDVALFHGILHLLLWEDWVDRDFIKAHTEGLAELKNLVRDYTPTMVAQLCGISVEHLHQCAEWVGTSPSFLSLWCMGLNQSTAGSAKNSALINLHLAMGQIGRPGAGPFSLTGQPNAMGGRETGSLSNLLPGHREAANPEHRAEVAHYWGVEQLPASTGLSAIELFEQVRSGKIKALWIACTNPAQSMPDQTAVREALQSCPFVVLQEAFRTTETAAFADLLLPAASWGEKEGSVTNSERRISHVRRAINAPGEARADWAITVDFAQRLEKRLRPGQPSLFAFESPAQLFDEYKQLTRGRDLDLSGISHALIDELGPQQWPFPDGATVGTARLYVDGIFPTDSGRARFVADPYRAAKELRDARYPLTLNTGRLRDQWHGMSRTGTAAQLFGHVNEAVLSLHPDELQRHRLQAGDLVNLKSRRGSVIVAVDSDDSVRPGQAFLPMHWGDRFLKGGVNTLTQPAFDPLSKQPELKHSGVRLEPVDLPWQLFALIEGDVQQHLEALRPLCEAFSYVSLSLTGRERPALLIRAASAIAPQPQLLQAIDEQLGLIDGPVLAYDDPRRSIGKRVRIENGRITAIRLAGETLARHWLQSLWLEGRADEQLRRWLLAPLSAPPGNVGAATGGSKTLCNCMNVSQRAICAGIERGLDLQGLKQELGCGTQCGSCVPEIKRLLVATAQPLAAIS
- a CDS encoding mechanosensitive ion channel family protein; translated protein: MELDLWTQSLVTAMTALWTKIANFIPNLFGALVVLLLGFVVAKLLDTLLSKLLAKLGLDRLMGGTGLTKLLSRGGIQVPISTLVGKIVYWFVLLIFLVSAAESLGLERVSATLDMLALYLPKVFGAALVLLVGVLLAQLANGLVRGAAEGVGLEYAAGVGRIAQGLVIIISISVAISQLEVKTDLLNHVIVIVLITVGLAVALAMGLGSREIAGQILAGIYVRELYEVGQQVRVGEVEGQIEEIGTVKTTLLTEEGELVSLSNRILLEQHVSSR
- the sigX gene encoding RNA polymerase sigma factor SigX; translated protein: MNKPQSLSTRYDPRDLSDEELVARAHTELFHVTRAYEELMRRYQRTLFNVCARYLGNDRDADDVCQEVMLKVLYGLKNFEGKSKFKTWLYSITYNECITQYRKERRKRRLMDALSLDPLEEASEEKAPKPEEKGGLDRWLVHVNPIDREILVLRFVAELEFQEIADIMHMGLSATKMRYKRALDKLREKFAGIAET
- a CDS encoding OmpA family protein; its protein translation is MKLKNTLGFAIGSLIAATSFGALAQGQGAVEIEGFAKKEMFDSARDFKNNGNLFGGSVGYFLTDDVELRLAYDEVHNARTDDGTNVKGANTALDALYHFNNPGDMLRPYVSAGFSDQSIDQNGSNGRNRSTFANVGGGAKLYFTDNFYARAGVEAQYNIDQGDTEWAPSVGIGVNFGGGSKPAAAPVPAPAEVCSDSDNDGVCDNVDKCPDTPANVTVDADGCPAVAEVVRVELDVKFDFDKSVVKENSYGDIKNLADFMKQYPSTSTTVEGHTDSVGPDAYNQKLSERRANAVKQVLTNQYGVESSRVQSVGYGESRPVADNATEAGRAVNRRVEAQVEAQAK
- the rraA gene encoding ribonuclease E activity regulator RraA codes for the protein MNHYLTPDLCDAYPELVQVLEPMFSNFGGRDSFGGEIVTIKCFEDNSRVKEQVELKGNGKVLVVDGGGSLRRALLGDMLAEKAAKNGWEGLVVYGCIRDVDIIAQTDLGVQALASHPMKTDRRGVGELNVPVTFAGVTFRPGEYVYADNNGVIVSPSPLKMPE